Within Lathyrus oleraceus cultivar Zhongwan6 unplaced genomic scaffold, CAAS_Psat_ZW6_1.0 chrUn0155, whole genome shotgun sequence, the genomic segment CGGATGTCCAATGAATTGCTTCACATTCAATATAAGATGAGGTGGTAACAAGGTGAACTGACGTAGAATTACTAACATAATGTAGAAAGGTAACACTGATTTTTGTTTTTTTCCACGAAACAAAATTACATATTTTCAATGATTTGTTAGCTGCTTCTTTTTGGGGTAAAAATTGTGTTGAGTCGTATGCTAATGAAGCTAACGGAGCGGAAGGTGGATTGGTTATCCTATGGAAGAAGGGTCTTTTAAGGAAAATTTACTTCATATCCATGCCGTTACACCAACACCCctatatatttttaaaaataccaaatttacccttgtttgtttttaaccaatttaccatttcacTTTTAACCGTTCAATTGAGACTTTCGAAAATTACACTATTCACCCTCATACCGGAACTCATTGGAAAAGATTTCCGGTATGTTTTttttccaaaccggaagacttcaTTAAAGACATTTAGTTTATTGCATAACGTGTTCCGGAAGACTTACTTGAAGAGTTCCAGTTCAGTTTTGAAAAAACAACGTTTCAGAACACTTATCATATGTGTTACGGTTAATAAAGTCACATACACTTAAAGTCTTTCACAAAGACTTCCGGTATGTTATTTGTATGATCTGGAACTCTTCCTTGCAGACTTCCAGTTtacatttttaaatttttttgacttttttaaaatattttttattgtaGATGTATGTAAATTCTTTCCCAAATATGTGTAGGTACTTCTGATGCTTTTTTAACCACTCAAAGATTTGAAACAGACACTGAAAAAGGTTCAAATCCATAATAAAGTAACTATGATCATCActcgttcagatactgaaacagacaagagagagagagagaagtaacaaattaatatttggttgtgataaaggtgggaagTACAAGGATACTGATAGTGGAACCCAAAATGCGTCCAAAAAATACGGATGCCCGTTTAAAATCAGGCCGACTCCGGCGAAAAATGAgtctggttggaagattgatgtaaaatatTGGGTCCATAATCATAGTTTACttgatagattagaaggtcattcctttgttggtaggttgaccacaAATGAGAAGCATCATATCGttgatttgacaaagagacatgtaccacctagacacatattgcttGCAAGAGATCTagagaatgtcactcggattacgcaaatatacaagcataagagtatgatagaaaaagagataagaggtcctagaAGTGATATACATCATTTGTTTAAGCTTATTAAGGATGCAGACTGTGTCAATCCGTGCATGACTTTCTTTTCTTTGACAAGTTCACAATCACCAAATGTCTCCATTTATTGCACTGGTTTTGTTAACCaaaatcattgggttcaggtacatattttattttaaatgacttactattttaattatttaacttaGTTCACTTTATTAAATATATGTTATAATTATTGTTATCAGGTaaacatgaaagaggggttttcgttgccaccggtcacattagattggaagaagTTTCGTTGACCAGCAGCAACGacttggatgttaggatttgcaAAACGTCTACAACATTGGAAATTACTTAGGCCTATATTAGCATGAATctgtaatcaaaacatgaatattatattataaatattatattatGAATATTATGTCAGTTTTAATACATTCAGTTCCAAAAGTTAatacataaatcaatgtgaacAAAAATttgcaaagcttcaaataaatcaaCAAACTACAGATCTTCCTCTTCGGCATTAACTTGTCTCAAATAACGATGAATCAATGTAGAAACACGAGCCCAATTAGGACCAGGTGGTCCTGCTTCGTAAACATGAACTGTCACCTGTGTTGGTCCATCATGATGGGGCGGGACCAAACGAGGATGCgaaacacaataataccactATAGGTATCCATCTTCTATATCAGATGGAGTGGTGGTCAATGTTATTGGACGGATCACAGCAACAACGCTTTGATGGTAACcaatccaatcaacatcaatatcattaGTCATCATACAATCAGgaggtggggatggaacatactgTCTGTACCCGGACTAACGTATACATCTGTCAGGAAAGTATGGAACAACTGtgtcaccccacttcaaacaccCCCTGTACAGACATAACTCATCAAACTGACTTCATcctctatgatcctcaaatggacgCCATATGATGTCGAtaggtgtcagctcgtccaaaatagTTCACAAGTCATCCACCTTCAGGACTCCTTGCTTATATGATCATCTCATCCCTCGAGGAAGACCATAATTATCAACTGATTTCTAATTCTCtcctctttttccaacagttggaaagtaCTCGTGAATCCAGCACTGTTAcaatataaaaatataataaacaaaataaatgaaattaacatactttataaaataattaacacaaataaacaaaattaaattaaatacatgtaggagagtaggatatccaccgagctTCTTGCAACTGAACATGGACGTATCTCCAAAGGTAACCAATGCAGTTGCTCCCCAACTGTATCCCGGACATCTATCTAAGTTCGTAATCAGTAAGAGATATCGTGCCTCGACAAGTGTAAAAGTCTTGTCGGCAAAAATTatggaacccaccaacatcaacaaATATGCTCTAGTCGCATATGTCCATATAGAAGCAGCTTTATGATgtacgaataaatcgtataacAACTCCACATTATAATAAGAACTCATGCAACTACGAACATGTCTCTGTGCCTCACTCTGTGACACTCCTAAGTAGTCAACAACAAGTTCAACAACAACTTCTTCAGTGACATCTTGAGGACTCCATAACACAcccctgatgggcaagtgaagcAGACAAGAGACGTCATCCAAAGTAATGCTCATCTCACCAAACGACATGTGAAATGAAGACGTCTCTAGATTCCATCTCTCCACAAATG encodes:
- the LOC127112549 gene encoding protein MAIN-LIKE 1-like; its protein translation is MSIGKVQSQIKDQSLNIVHMFGEIGPKKDLKVVGHGLKLTSRLPLALPQQMDSWVSRSGLYSLQRTSLTKIDTNFISAFVERWNLETSSFHMSFGEMSITLDDVSCLLHLPIRGVLWSPQDVTEEVVVELVVDYLGVSQSEAQRHVRSCMSSYYNVELLYDLFVHHKAASIWTYATRAYLLMLVGSIIFADKTFTLVEARYLLLITNLDRCPGYSWGATALCWIHEYFPTVGKRGEN